The Planctomycetota bacterium region CGCAAATCGTGTGATTCCCCTGAAAATTCAGGGCCACGAACGCCGGCACGGGGCCCGACGCCTTGTTCGGCAGATACATCAGCACATCGACATGCGGCTCGTCGCCGTCGGAGAAAAACACGCGCACCTGCCGCCGCGTCGCCTTGCCGCTCAGCGCCGCCTTGTCCTCCTCGAGCACCTGCGTGCGCAGATGATCGGGGCGCGGAAAGGAATGACCGTACATCTGATCGGCGAAGAGTTCGAACACCTCCGCCCGCCGCTTGCCGCGCCACATGGCGGCGTCGGTGACTTTCGTCCCGTCCGCCATCGTCAGCGCCTCGGGCAGCGTGTACGGCGGAATCTTCGATTCGTCATAGTTGACGTCATCCGGCCCGGCGAAGGCGAGCGCGACGAGAAGAAGAACGAGTAAGGCGGGCAGAAGGTGTTGCATGGGTGTCATCCTGATGAGAGGAAAAGCACGCCGCCCGTTCGACGCGCTCACGGCAAGGTGCGGCGTCGCTAAACGGGGTCCGTCGGCGGCGGTTACGGGGGTGGAAGCAGGTGTTCATTCGTCAACGGTTCCGGCAGATCATCGAGCGTCACCGCGCGCTCAATCGTGTACGGCCCGATGGCCGTGCGACGCAGCGCGGTCAGATGTCCGCCCGTGTAAAGCGTATCGCCGATCTGCCTTGCGAGCGAACGGATGTACGTCCCGCGCCCGCAGGTGATGATCAGCGTGAGCCGCGGCCAGTCGTAGTCGACAAGTTCGATCCGATCGATCCGCACCGGCCGGGGCGCGAGCTGCACTTCCTCGCCGCGCCGGGCCATCTTGTACGCCCGCTGCCCGTCGATCTTGATCGCCGAGTAAGCCGGGGGCGTCTGGTCGATCGTCCCCGTCAGTGCATCGAGCGCCGCCCGCACCGCATCGCGATCCGGCGGCGTGTCAACGCGGACTTCCTCCCGTTCGCCTTCCGCATCGTCCGTGTTCGTGAACGCCGACAGGTCGATCGTCGTTTCGTACACCTTCGTGAGCCCCATGAGCCGCTCGACCGCCCGGGTCGCGTCGCCGAGGCAGCAGATCAAGACGCCCGTCGCCAAAGGGTCCAGCGTCCCGGCATGACCCGTCTTGCAATGCCCCCCCGCCCGACGCACACGCCGCACCACCGCCATCGAACTGGCCCCCACCGGCTTGTCGATCACGATTAAACCATGCAGATCATGCGTTCGATATTTCAATCGTCGCTCCTTTACATCCCGATTGTATGGCATACCATATCGGTCCACGATCCCCCCGATCGCCCCAGCCGGCCAACCCCCCGGAGCGGTGTCCGAGTGGCTGAAGGAACACGACTGGAAATCGTGTGTACGGGTAACCGTACCGTGGGTTCGAATCCCACCCGCTCCGCTTGTAAACCCCGTCATCATGGCGGGGTTTTTTTATTCGATGAGCGTGCACCGTACGACCATTAACGCGGGTGAGGTTCGACGCCGCAGGCACCACCCCTGCCTACCATGACGCATCATGGTGTGCAGCAGGTCATTACGCCGCCCCGACCCCTCCGCCACTTTCTCCGGCTCCCCCGGCTCCTCCGACGTCGTCACCGACTTCCCCTACTTCTCCACCGGCGACCAGAACCAGGTCGCCGAGGAACGCGACAAAGAAGGCAACCCCGCCCGACAGTACGTCTGGGGCGATTCCGGGGGCTACATCGACGAACTCATTCAGCAGCGCGACTATCCCGACGCCGAAGACCTCGACATCTACGACGACTATTATCAGCTCGCCGACCTGCACTACCGCTCCGTCGCCCTGACCTGCTCCGCCGGCTGCCTCGTCGAAGCCTACGACACCGACGCCTACGGCCAGACCCAGCTCTTCTACGACCTCGCCGGCAACTGCCGCAAATACCTCCCCCTCTGCCCCTACATCTACACCGGCCGCCGCTACGACCCCGAAACCGCCCTCCGCGGCGAAGACCCCCGCCCCGCCCTCT contains the following coding sequences:
- the truB gene encoding tRNA pseudouridine(55) synthase TruB: MPYNRDVKERRLKYRTHDLHGLIVIDKPVGASSMAVVRRVRRAGGHCKTGHAGTLDPLATGVLICCLGDATRAVERLMGLTKVYETTIDLSAFTNTDDAEGEREEVRVDTPPDRDAVRAALDALTGTIDQTPPAYSAIKIDGQRAYKMARRGEEVQLAPRPVRIDRIELVDYDWPRLTLIITCGRGTYIRSLARQIGDTLYTGGHLTALRRTAIGPYTIERAVTLDDLPEPLTNEHLLPPP